The Pedobacter frigiditerrae genomic sequence TATGATTACCCGTTCACACTCTTTTATGCTATGATGTCGCTTCTACCTTCATTAATTACATTGATCGTCTTGTTTCTGTTAACGCTTATCTATTTTAAGGTAGCAGAACGTTATAACATTACCGACAAGCCGAATGCCCGTAGCTCCCATACGTCTATTACATTAAGAGGCGGGGGTGTTGTCTTTTGCCTAGCTGGCCTGTTGTTTTATGCGCTCTCAGGTTTCCAGTATTCTTTTTTCATCGTAGGATTATTTTCAATCTCGACTATTAGTTTTTTAGACGACATTCTGACTTTAAATAATAAAATTAGGCTCGCTGTCCATTTATTTGCTGTGACCCTTCTTTTTTGTCAATGGGATTTACTTCAAACTGAATGGTACTGGCTTATCTTGGCCGGTATTATAATTATTGGGATAATCAATGCCTACAATTTTATGGATGGTATTAATGGGATGACGGGGTGTTACAGTCTTATTGCGCTCGTTAGCCTTTATTATATCAATAACGAAGTTGTGAGTTTTACCGCTAATGATTTATTGATCATAATAGGGCTTTCTCTCTTGGTTTTTAACTTCTTTAATTTCAGAAAAAAAGCTAAATGTTTTGCAGGGGATGTAGGTAGTGTTTCCATCGCTTTTATTGTTGTCTTTCTGCTTGGGCAACTTATTT encodes the following:
- a CDS encoding UDP-GlcNAc--UDP-phosphate GlcNAc-1-phosphate transferase is translated as MDLIIYDYPFTLFYAMMSLLPSLITLIVLFLLTLIYFKVAERYNITDKPNARSSHTSITLRGGGVVFCLAGLLFYALSGFQYSFFIVGLFSISTISFLDDILTLNNKIRLAVHLFAVTLLFCQWDLLQTEWYWLILAGIIIIGIINAYNFMDGINGMTGCYSLIALVSLYYINNEVVSFTANDLLIIIGLSLLVFNFFNFRKKAKCFAGDVGSVSIAFIVVFLLGQLIFKTGNLAYILLLLIYGLDTAVTIAFRLFRKENIFEAHRSHFYQYLVNEKKLSHLFVAAVYGLLQLSVNSLLIIALPSSFSQIIGIILIAAALFIGLRFLVEGKDTLLKASNSNL